The genomic interval ATAAAACAGCAATAACAAATTATTAAGTACATGGGAGCAAGCAAATGGGTCTCAAAAGCAATTTACATCATTTTTCCACAAAGTGTGATAAATAATTATGACGTTATGAATCAAAACAGCTACACAACCCTTTCAACTCTTCTCGCCTGGATTAGTTAAATCACttgtgctgctgctgctgcggaAGGTTTGAGTATGATTTCCACATTGTCATGAACTCCTTGCAGCAGAAGCTCACCTTCATATGTGAGAAGTTTCCGCCTCTTTGCAGCTCTTAGTGTTCCAACCAAAGCTTCAAATATGTTTGCACATCTATCATCATTAAATAACACACCGAATGTGACCTACAGGAAACAACCAAGCTCGTAAAAAGATATGAAAGCTAAATTATTGAAGATTAAggtaagcaaaaaaaaaaaacacgttACATTATTTAAAATCTTGTCAATGGATGTTATTGGAAGATAGAGACTTTGCTTGCAAAGAGACattaatgcaaaaaaaaaaaaaaactgttgaagttatataaatTTGCAAAAATTGTACTCCAAGATTCTAATACTCTAGTTCATCCTGAGCTTCAAAATGAATGCTCATGTTTGAGCTAACCTCTCACCTTAAAGCTTTCATTTGTGGGCGTCTCTGCAGCTCTTGGATGAACTTAGTCACTATCATTATGGCAACTTTTCTAATTATTGAGGCATTTATCAAATAGGCCTTTATTTGGCATATCAAATAAAACAGTAAATCATTTTCCAAATACATGTAAGATGAACCAAATTAGAATGTTATGCAAAAACACACTTATATCTTTCAACATTCTAAACATGAGTGAAAATACATCAGCTTTAAGTGCTTGACAAAATCCTGACTGAAATTGAATAACAGAGTACTTAAAGCCAACACAGTCCAAGCAGCAGAGTACATGTATGAAATTCTGAATGAGCTGGACTAGCCGAGAACGACTAGTGCCGCATACAATTAGTTTCGtgtttaatgaaaacatcaagGATAATTGCTTGGGAGATTCTAAAACATGTTTATTGTGGTGCATTAGTTCCCTCAAATGATCATATAATCAAGCATTTCTTATAGTATGAATTAAATATCGTGTTATCCTGTCTCAATTTTATAAAACCAGAGCTGAACTTTTACATATCCATTAGACTAGCACAGTTAGTAAGGCTACCGATATCTGAACTTCTGAGCTATATGTTTCACATAATCCATTAAAAGACAACTGGTAGTGCACAATACAGTATCGTTCATCTAAACAGTCTTGAAGAGATAGGGAGACATAAGAACCTTGCTGTTCAGTCAGGGATTTGAGAAACCTGATACGTAAAAGGTTGAAGTATCTACGAGGCCTCTTTACTTAATAATTAGACTTCACTTTCCATTGTTCAGGCAATAATTCTGCAATAGAAAAGATTTAGTTCTCAACCTGATAACTCATTTCTTAAAGTCTTTTGCTGTTTGTGTTATCCAAGCCTCAGACTATTTCCATTTTCCAACTGTAAACttccacacacaaaaaaaaaagtaccgTGAGCTTCTGATCCTTGAATAAGACCGAATTGCTTTCTAAGGCATCCTCACACTCTAAAACTTGTCTTCCCTTTCCCATCAATGGTTTTGTTTCGACTTCTGATATCTGATGTTGCACAATATTCTgcagtcaattttttttcatcctGCAACACCTCTTCAGCGAGTTCTGGTGCAACACATGCAATTAGtcatatttgttcttttttcaaGTTCTACACCTACCTCATCCTCGAACAAATCTTCACCCATTGCAAACTCGATCCACCGCTGGAATTCTGAACCCAAAATTGCTTGCATCCTTTATTACTGATCTATGCACTCCTGTTTAACAGTCCAACTACCTATGTGATAGATTGGAATAAACTACGGAAGTctcatttgattttctacagCGAACTGGTGCATGGAAACATAAGGCTGGAATAAGCCTGGTGGCCTCTAAGTGTGTGTAAAAGATCAAACATATGCTGGTGACACTATAAATTGATTTAAGGCCAGGTTAGTGTCCAGAGATTTTCACCAAGTCATAGAGATCCGGACAAGTTGACTCAGTTCTCAATCCCTCTTGGTTTTGCAGTCAGTCAAGCAGATAAATCACTCTGTCAGAGAACATGACTACTTTATATAGGACACAATCTACGTTGAGTGTTCTGTGTACATCCAATTTATTATTAGCCAACTTGTATCCTTATTTTCCATAAAAGATCCAAGCGATATCCATTAAGGTTTGGAAAGCTCAAGACTCTGTTGGACATTATGTATCCAAACCAATTATATTTCTGATTTAATATATGAACTCAATGTGCTGTTAGATAGGGATGGTTGTCCAGTTACATACTTTCCTTGAGCACAAAGACCAAAGTTCTATGCATCTTTATGGGTAAGTTATATCATCGTGTATTGAAATTTTCACCATACGAAAGCTTTGTATGGAATTCTTACCTCAAAGTTGCATAAATCAAGATGCACTGATACTAAAACTGACCAAGGAACGTAACATCACAGGCCGTCGCACTTGGCATGGTAGAGCTACTAAGTCAAGTCAAAGCAAGTTACGCAACTCAAACCAAGTTACATCATTAGAACATTAGTCATGAACCATCACTGTTCAACTATGATTCCATTCTAGCTGTCAATATCTAAAAAGAGATTGTATTATCAGTTTGTCTTGATAATAATGTCTTATTACTCTTCATAAACATCATGTATTAGTCGAGAATTACGCTGCGAAAGAAATGTAGCAACCTTCAACTGAAATAAATGAAGTATAATCCCATGACCTAAAATATTAATAGGTTTTTAGCCTAGAATCACAATCACACAAACAATTAATTGTACGTCGAAGTCTGCTAGTTCATTTCTTCAAAGAAATGGACTGAGAGCAATCCGAAGTAGATCAATATATTACAGATCCATGATTGACATTCACGCAGCTCTTATTTTAGAtccagatgaaatgatcaaaGCGTCGACAGTATCAAGATAAATGGATCGGCAAACACATCTAGTACTGGAAATTGAAAAGGAATGGGAGAGGAGTGGGACCAGTTTACCTTGTAAGAACCATCGTCTTGAACCTTGCCAAGCCTTTCGATTTCTTCTTTGAGACGCTCGACCTCTTCTTCTACAttcatggcttcacctcttcAATTGCTCTTCAATTTCTCTGTAAACAAGTCAGAGATGGGAGGATGAGGCCTAGGCTCTTTTCGTGCTCTTTTAAATAACATTTTATATAAAACTTTTTCAGACTTCACCTTAAAGTCAGGCTTATTATCATTGGACTCTGGTTGCCGCATAGATGAGTAAAAAATTCCTAATCAGCTTTctttgatcaaattttttgAAGATTAAAGATGTGTACCAGATAATAACTATgtcagtccctatccagagtgaagcttcactctgaaattttagagtggagttccaattttggcacacttttcggtcaaattttttcaccataagtgattcaatatttaggtatgttattcaagatcatctctacaaagtttcatccaatttgacaatggtttgagctttcaaaattgagatttacacgaacggttcatgttgaacagttttaattcattaattgatttaatctaatttcaatactttaacgatgtccgaattaggtgaaattttgtagagatgatcttgaatagcatacctagaTATTGAATcaattatggtgaaaaaatttgaccgaaaattgtgccaaaattggaacttcactctaaaatttcagagtgaagcttcactctggatagagactgatAACTATGTTATCCTTATGTGTGTAATAACTTTAATAGGTTTACTGTTAGagatatatttgtatttttttaatagattaagactctacgagattttggttttttaatgtttatatgtacaccctcatatcattcaataaagatac from Argentina anserina chromosome 2, drPotAnse1.1, whole genome shotgun sequence carries:
- the LOC126784393 gene encoding costars family protein — protein: MNVEEEVERLKEEIERLGKVQDDGSYKVTFGVLFNDDRCANIFEALVGTLRAAKRRKLLTYEGELLLQGVHDNVEIILKPSAAAAAQVI